A genomic segment from Polyangium mundeleinium encodes:
- a CDS encoding NAD(P)-binding protein — MTSKHFDVVVLGRSLGALVTAALLARRDFTVLVLGQGGRPASYKLGERTLRRRAFTMLAASSPAWTRVLVELAQSQTWKRRVVSASPMMQVLAPRRRLDIPPDLVLFGREIDREMPEVRRVVDDLYAELARVNGAADEAFERDAVWPPGTFWERRETGRYAAMLPYVRAEPDADLLVELPRGHFFRQVVTSSVSFATDLASLPPPFAVARLHGAWTRGLYTLPGGEDELEQFLVDRIVAHGGRCMLSARARALHLRRGAAAGVVVDGDEGPTGASFVITDLDGEGLAALSGGEGIHKRAQREWPRITSSVGRFVVSLVVRDEGLPAPLGVESFVLPGDRPALRSTARTAAAAGPRSSAPPAALRPVMHLERHVMPGVRGESLLVAEVLLPDRSPIPVLGMREVVLSTLAAELPFLERHLRVVDSVHDGLPVWVYEDGRFRPLDRTSLTGASTAPEPMVRQLDVDPPGYLGLGGEPIRGPIERTLLVGRSVLPGLGQEGQLLAAWGAARLVTRTDRRKEKMRRDMWSKVEIG; from the coding sequence GTGACCTCGAAGCATTTCGACGTCGTCGTCCTCGGCCGATCGCTCGGCGCCCTGGTGACGGCCGCGCTGCTCGCGCGGCGTGACTTCACGGTGCTCGTGCTCGGCCAGGGCGGGAGGCCCGCGAGCTACAAGCTCGGCGAACGCACGCTGCGCAGGCGCGCATTCACCATGCTCGCGGCGAGCTCGCCCGCGTGGACGCGCGTGCTCGTGGAGCTCGCGCAGTCGCAGACGTGGAAGCGGCGCGTGGTGTCGGCGAGCCCCATGATGCAGGTGCTCGCGCCGCGGCGCAGGCTCGACATCCCGCCCGACCTCGTGCTCTTCGGCCGCGAGATCGATCGCGAGATGCCCGAGGTGCGCCGCGTGGTGGACGACCTCTACGCCGAGCTCGCCCGCGTGAACGGGGCCGCGGACGAGGCTTTCGAGAGGGACGCGGTCTGGCCGCCAGGCACGTTCTGGGAGCGGCGCGAGACGGGGCGTTATGCCGCGATGTTGCCCTACGTGCGCGCCGAGCCGGACGCGGACCTCTTGGTCGAGCTGCCGCGCGGGCATTTCTTTCGGCAGGTCGTGACGTCGTCGGTCTCGTTCGCGACCGATCTCGCCTCGTTGCCGCCGCCGTTCGCGGTCGCTCGCCTGCACGGCGCGTGGACGCGTGGCCTCTACACGCTCCCCGGCGGCGAGGACGAGCTCGAACAGTTCCTCGTCGATCGCATCGTGGCGCACGGCGGCCGTTGCATGCTCTCCGCGCGCGCGCGGGCCTTGCACCTCCGGCGTGGCGCGGCCGCGGGTGTGGTCGTCGACGGCGACGAGGGGCCGACGGGCGCGAGCTTCGTGATCACCGACCTCGATGGCGAAGGCCTCGCGGCGCTCTCCGGGGGCGAGGGCATCCACAAGCGCGCCCAGCGCGAGTGGCCGCGGATCACGTCGTCGGTCGGCAGGTTCGTCGTGTCGCTCGTGGTGCGTGACGAAGGTTTGCCCGCGCCGCTCGGCGTGGAGAGCTTCGTGTTGCCCGGCGATCGTCCCGCGTTGCGGAGCACGGCGCGCACGGCCGCGGCGGCGGGCCCGCGTTCGAGCGCGCCGCCGGCCGCGTTGCGCCCCGTGATGCACCTGGAGCGGCACGTGATGCCCGGCGTGCGCGGAGAGTCGCTGCTCGTCGCGGAAGTACTCCTGCCCGATCGGAGCCCAATTCCGGTCCTCGGCATGCGCGAAGTGGTGTTGTCGACGCTCGCGGCGGAGCTTCCGTTTCTCGAACGTCACCTGCGCGTGGTCGATTCGGTGCACGATGGCCTGCCGGTCTGGGTGTACGAAGACGGCCGATTCCGCCCGCTGGATCGGACCTCGCTCACGGGCGCGTCGACCGCGCCGGAGCCCATGGTCCGGCAGCTCGACGTGGATCCGCCGGGGTATCTCGGGCTCGGCGGCGAGCCGATTCGCGGGCCGATCGAGCGCACCTTGCTCGTGGGTCGCAGCGTGTTGCCCGGCCTCGGGCAAGAGGGACAGCTCCTCGCGGCGTGGGGCGCGGCACGGCTCGTCACGCGGACCGACCGCCGCAAGGAGAAGATGCGCCGCGACATGTGGAGCAAGGTAGAGATCGGCTAG
- a CDS encoding PEGA domain-containing protein gives MRAPRYGLATTLAFATWMSVGAAQASEPGPDTLPIHIISVQTMDADDQAEALTKALRNAVRATPGWSQGEGDYSLEVLTLSLKCPDPPDAGCQSRIADQIRADRYVWGKLDKGKGGNVVGELHFWVRGKGTTDHKVEYTANLTESQDEALRKIATEALNKLTDGPPKGEVKVKAGSVAGQVFVDGQPLGALANGEGTFFVPSGTHNLVVKAAGYADMSTEITVKPNSPTDVVVAPVAAGDTSPTNWKRIGGFAAIGAGVAFGAVGIYGTVTVNGVNKDPVYDKNQALYDQQTNICELARGNQPTVSGFDGPAVDSLCSRGETGQLLQLVFYPLAAIAAGAGVFLIATSGTASKEKPTTGFMVLPRVDRTGGKLDVGFRF, from the coding sequence ATGCGCGCACCCCGATACGGTCTGGCGACGACGCTCGCGTTTGCGACGTGGATGTCCGTCGGCGCGGCCCAGGCCTCCGAGCCAGGGCCCGACACGCTTCCGATCCACATCATTTCGGTCCAAACGATGGACGCCGACGACCAGGCGGAGGCGCTCACGAAGGCGCTGCGGAACGCGGTCCGCGCGACGCCGGGTTGGTCGCAGGGCGAAGGGGACTATTCGCTCGAAGTGCTCACGCTCTCGCTGAAGTGTCCGGATCCGCCGGACGCGGGGTGTCAGTCGCGCATCGCCGATCAGATCCGCGCCGACCGGTACGTGTGGGGCAAGCTCGACAAAGGCAAAGGCGGCAACGTCGTCGGCGAGCTGCATTTCTGGGTGCGCGGCAAGGGCACAACGGACCACAAGGTCGAATACACCGCGAACCTGACCGAGTCGCAGGACGAGGCGCTGCGGAAGATCGCCACCGAGGCGCTCAACAAGCTGACGGACGGCCCGCCCAAGGGCGAGGTGAAGGTCAAGGCCGGCAGCGTGGCCGGGCAGGTCTTCGTGGACGGTCAGCCCCTCGGCGCGCTCGCGAACGGCGAGGGCACGTTCTTCGTCCCCTCGGGCACGCATAACCTCGTGGTCAAAGCGGCCGGGTACGCCGACATGTCGACCGAGATCACGGTCAAGCCGAACTCGCCGACGGACGTGGTCGTCGCGCCCGTCGCCGCCGGCGACACGTCGCCGACGAACTGGAAGCGCATCGGCGGCTTTGCTGCGATCGGCGCGGGCGTCGCGTTCGGCGCGGTCGGGATCTACGGCACCGTGACCGTGAACGGGGTCAACAAGGATCCGGTGTACGACAAGAACCAGGCGCTCTACGACCAGCAGACGAACATCTGCGAGCTCGCGCGGGGCAACCAGCCGACCGTCTCCGGCTTCGACGGGCCCGCCGTGGATAGCCTCTGCTCGAGGGGCGAAACGGGCCAGCTCCTGCAGCTCGTGTTCTACCCGCTCGCGGCCATCGCGGCTGGCGCAGGCGTGTTTCTCATCGCGACGAGTGGTACGGCCTCGAAGGAAAAACCCACGACGGGCTTCATGGTCCTGCCCCGCGTCGATCGGACCGGCGGCAAGCTCGACGTCGGCTTCCGCTTCTGA
- a CDS encoding STAS/SEC14 domain-containing protein: MTLSNTDWEGFGEHVYRFEAPDIVHIRNVGDVAREDMQRMFELVREARAQVGGLVFWLADITQMGHVRAEARKLAIESDTNKNLRGTAIYGGNFKQRAIANLAIKAARVLRPSRILTPFKFVATEAEARAYIEAIRCGTQGVTSRGSRPPPVH, translated from the coding sequence ATGACGCTATCGAATACCGACTGGGAGGGGTTCGGGGAGCACGTCTATCGCTTCGAGGCGCCGGATATCGTGCACATCCGAAACGTCGGCGACGTCGCCCGGGAGGACATGCAGCGTATGTTCGAGCTGGTCCGGGAGGCCCGAGCGCAGGTGGGGGGGCTGGTCTTCTGGCTGGCGGACATCACGCAGATGGGGCACGTGCGTGCCGAGGCGCGCAAGCTCGCGATCGAATCCGACACCAACAAGAACCTGCGGGGTACGGCGATCTACGGCGGCAACTTCAAGCAGCGCGCGATCGCGAACCTCGCGATCAAGGCCGCGCGTGTGCTCAGGCCCTCGCGCATCCTGACCCCCTTCAAATTCGTCGCGACCGAGGCGGAAGCGCGGGCCTACATCGAGGCGATCCGATGTGGAACGCAGGGCGTGACGTCGCGCGGCTCCCGTCCGCCGCCTGTGCACTGA
- a CDS encoding esterase-like activity of phytase family protein, with protein MRPRFSCLLFAALLLPLACQPSRSSPVPAGDGGTPRQILVTGTDVVGLSSLAVGPSGALFTMTERQPLLIELSPDGAVVRKTAVSGVPEGLDFESLAWLSGDSFAIGTEGGCSKTGADRILLATREGDAARVTRTLDVPLSAWNASCDEGHGLEGLCAASGQIVAAIEDAMNGEGKARHAPIERIDPTTGDRAVFRLSLTSTKDEKGKISGLDCRARGDDRIEVLAIERHFAVSRILSFTLPAKGPGTAAPIEPRVLVDLAPYSNEGTRNFEGIVWKDETHALLIVDNQYGEKISGPNELLEVTLPASP; from the coding sequence GTGCGCCCTCGTTTTTCGTGCCTCCTTTTCGCGGCTCTCTTGCTCCCGCTCGCGTGCCAGCCGTCGCGCTCCTCGCCCGTCCCGGCCGGAGACGGCGGGACGCCGCGGCAGATCCTGGTGACCGGGACCGACGTGGTGGGCCTCTCGTCGCTCGCGGTCGGCCCGTCCGGCGCGCTCTTCACGATGACGGAGAGACAACCGCTCTTGATCGAGCTCTCGCCGGACGGCGCCGTGGTCCGCAAGACGGCGGTGAGCGGCGTGCCCGAGGGCCTCGATTTCGAGTCGCTCGCGTGGCTCTCGGGGGACTCGTTCGCGATCGGCACCGAGGGCGGCTGCTCGAAGACGGGCGCGGACCGCATCCTGCTCGCCACGCGCGAGGGCGACGCGGCGCGCGTGACGCGTACGCTCGACGTCCCGCTCTCGGCGTGGAACGCGTCGTGCGACGAGGGGCATGGACTCGAGGGCCTGTGCGCCGCGTCGGGGCAAATCGTCGCGGCGATCGAGGACGCGATGAACGGCGAAGGCAAGGCGCGCCATGCGCCGATCGAGCGGATCGATCCGACGACGGGGGACCGGGCGGTCTTTCGCCTGTCACTCACGAGCACGAAGGACGAAAAAGGAAAAATCTCCGGCCTCGATTGCCGTGCCCGGGGGGACGATCGAATCGAGGTGCTGGCGATCGAGCGCCATTTCGCGGTTTCGCGCATCCTCTCGTTCACGCTCCCTGCGAAAGGCCCGGGGACTGCGGCCCCGATCGAGCCCCGCGTCCTCGTGGACCTCGCGCCGTATTCGAACGAGGGCACGCGCAATTTCGAGGGAATCGTCTGGAAGGATGAGACCCACGCGCTGCTCATCGTGGACAATCAATATGGCGAAAAGATCTCCGGGCCGAACGAGCTCCTCGAAGTGACGCTGCCCGCATCGCCGTAA
- a CDS encoding AMIN-like domain-containing (lipo)protein, producing MRTLFLFLLASPLLLACRDAAPDSTAPDSTKTPAASAVAPTTPTAAAQPPAEPTAKAAEPPSSAKPAAPAQGTKEPGDTAPEAFEGTSAPIEKKIPEVHTVELRSVRAGRHAGFDRVAFEFSGQALPGYRVEYIDKPVHLCGTGEAVTVAGDGWLQVRMTPARAHSDAGLPTLGPVERKPKLPVLLELAATCDFEGQLTWVLGVGSKNRYRVLELRDPPRIVVDVRHGRSSP from the coding sequence ATGCGTACGCTCTTCCTGTTCCTGCTCGCCAGCCCGTTGCTCCTCGCCTGTCGTGACGCCGCGCCCGACAGCACCGCGCCCGACAGCACGAAAACACCTGCCGCCAGCGCCGTGGCGCCGACGACGCCGACCGCGGCCGCGCAGCCGCCCGCGGAGCCGACCGCGAAGGCCGCCGAGCCGCCTTCCTCGGCGAAGCCCGCTGCGCCCGCGCAGGGGACGAAGGAGCCCGGGGACACGGCGCCCGAGGCGTTCGAGGGGACGTCCGCGCCGATCGAGAAAAAGATCCCCGAGGTGCATACGGTCGAGCTGCGGTCGGTCCGGGCCGGCCGTCACGCGGGATTCGATCGTGTCGCCTTCGAATTTTCGGGCCAGGCATTGCCCGGCTACCGGGTCGAGTACATCGACAAACCCGTGCACCTTTGCGGCACGGGCGAGGCCGTGACGGTGGCGGGCGATGGATGGCTCCAGGTCCGGATGACGCCGGCGCGGGCCCACAGCGACGCGGGCCTCCCGACGCTCGGCCCCGTCGAGCGAAAGCCAAAGCTGCCCGTGCTGCTCGAGCTCGCAGCGACCTGTGATTTCGAGGGACAGCTCACCTGGGTGCTCGGCGTCGGATCGAAGAATCGGTATCGCGTGCTGGAGCTCCGTGATCCTCCGCGGATCGTCGTCGACGTCCGGCACGGCCGCAGCTCCCCTTGA
- a CDS encoding cytochrome P450, whose amino-acid sequence MKTVEDIPVLSGQTFAGHATEFRTTQAAIFLRLARELGDLGQIRFFNFPLVVLCAPELAHEALVEKQKSFEKSLATKMMFYPFAGRGLFTSEGEPWRKQRKLMAPLFHPRAIEGYAPMMNDVITRCLDDWKDGEILDAGREMTRITMGIAAKVLFDADTLDESDEISAAIRAMFNYLGEQTASVSIFLRSMLAQLLLQPQNLPAPLERARETALEALHQPVPLPTAERRKLLAAIRTVDDRIQRMITDRRQKGGDRPDLLSRLLAARDEDDGSFMTDRQVRDEAMTLFIAGHETTATSTTWCLYFLARNPEVYRRWKQEVDSLSGKTPTAEAASRLEYTRGVFREALRFYPPAFAIDRVAIEDVEVGGYHLPKMTSIIVPIHALHRRETLFPDPERFDPTRFSAENEAKRPRGAYMPFGAGPRVCIGATFATLEAELLLAQIAQRFDFEPVSDAPIGPDYTAVLRPEKPVLLRVRARRAAN is encoded by the coding sequence ATGAAGACCGTCGAAGACATCCCCGTCCTGTCGGGACAAACGTTTGCCGGGCACGCGACGGAGTTCCGCACCACGCAAGCGGCGATCTTCCTGCGCCTCGCGCGCGAGCTCGGCGACCTCGGGCAAATTCGATTCTTCAACTTCCCGCTCGTCGTCCTCTGCGCGCCCGAGCTCGCCCACGAGGCGCTCGTGGAGAAGCAAAAGAGCTTCGAAAAGAGCCTCGCCACGAAGATGATGTTCTACCCCTTCGCCGGCCGTGGCCTCTTCACGAGCGAAGGCGAGCCGTGGCGCAAGCAACGCAAGCTCATGGCGCCGCTCTTCCACCCGCGCGCCATCGAAGGGTATGCGCCGATGATGAACGACGTCATCACGCGGTGCCTCGACGACTGGAAAGACGGCGAGATCCTCGACGCCGGGCGCGAGATGACGCGGATCACCATGGGCATCGCGGCGAAGGTCCTCTTCGACGCCGACACGCTCGACGAGTCCGACGAGATCAGCGCCGCGATCCGCGCGATGTTCAACTACCTCGGCGAGCAGACCGCCAGCGTCTCGATCTTCCTACGCTCGATGTTGGCCCAGCTCCTTCTCCAGCCGCAAAACCTCCCCGCGCCGCTCGAACGCGCGCGGGAAACGGCCCTCGAGGCCCTGCACCAGCCCGTCCCCCTGCCCACGGCCGAGCGGCGCAAGCTTTTGGCTGCCATCCGGACGGTCGACGACCGCATTCAGCGCATGATCACCGATCGCCGGCAAAAAGGCGGCGACCGGCCCGACCTGCTCTCGCGGCTGCTCGCGGCGCGCGACGAGGACGACGGCTCGTTCATGACCGATCGCCAAGTGCGGGACGAGGCCATGACGTTGTTCATCGCCGGCCACGAGACGACGGCGACGTCCACGACCTGGTGCCTCTATTTTCTCGCGCGCAATCCCGAGGTGTACCGCCGCTGGAAGCAGGAGGTCGACAGCCTGTCCGGAAAAACCCCCACCGCCGAGGCGGCTTCCCGGCTCGAGTACACGCGCGGCGTCTTCCGCGAAGCGCTGCGGTTTTATCCGCCGGCCTTCGCGATCGATCGTGTCGCCATCGAGGACGTCGAGGTCGGCGGATACCACCTGCCCAAGATGACGTCGATCATCGTCCCGATTCACGCGCTCCACCGGCGTGAGACGCTCTTCCCCGATCCGGAGCGCTTCGATCCGACGCGCTTCTCGGCGGAGAACGAGGCAAAGCGGCCGCGCGGTGCCTACATGCCGTTCGGCGCCGGCCCGCGGGTCTGCATCGGCGCGACGTTCGCCACGCTCGAAGCCGAGCTCCTGCTCGCGCAAATTGCCCAGCGCTTCGATTTCGAGCCCGTGAGCGACGCGCCGATCGGCCCCGATTACACCGCCGTCCTCCGCCCCGAAAAACCCGTCCTCCTCCGCGTCCGCGCGAGGCGCGCCGCGAACTAA
- the rsmD gene encoding 16S rRNA (guanine(966)-N(2))-methyltransferase RsmD yields the protein MRVIGGSLGGRRLVAPSGHATRPTSDRVREALFNVLGDVSGAAVLDLYAGTGALGIEAISRGASRVVFVENGRPALAALRQNLTSLGIEGASRVITQPVTRALASLAPFGPFELILLDPPYAALAEAARVLDALAAETSNLAAPGARVVLEHASRDAPPEPARLVRDETRIYGDTAISLYTRAEDVPSGAADG from the coding sequence ATGCGCGTGATCGGCGGCTCGCTCGGCGGACGCAGGCTCGTCGCCCCGTCGGGGCACGCCACGCGGCCAACGAGCGACCGCGTGCGCGAGGCGCTCTTCAACGTGCTCGGCGACGTCTCCGGCGCGGCCGTGCTCGACCTCTACGCAGGGACGGGCGCGCTCGGGATCGAGGCGATTTCGCGGGGCGCCTCGCGCGTGGTGTTCGTCGAGAATGGCCGCCCCGCGCTCGCCGCGCTCCGGCAAAACCTCACGTCGCTCGGGATCGAGGGGGCGTCGCGGGTGATCACGCAGCCGGTGACGCGCGCCCTCGCGTCGCTCGCGCCGTTCGGCCCCTTCGAGCTCATCCTGCTCGATCCGCCGTACGCCGCCCTCGCGGAGGCGGCGCGCGTGCTCGACGCGCTCGCCGCCGAGACGTCGAACCTCGCTGCCCCCGGGGCCCGCGTCGTGCTCGAACACGCGAGCCGCGACGCCCCGCCCGAGCCAGCGCGCCTCGTCCGTGACGAGACGCGGATCTACGGAGATACGGCGATCTCCTTGTACACGCGCGCGGAGGACGTTCCCTCCGGGGCCGCAGATGGGTAA
- the purN gene encoding phosphoribosylglycinamide formyltransferase: MTLDLGVLISGRGSNLQAILDAIAAGKLDARVRLVISNRPGAPGLDRAREAGVPTAVISHKDHPDRASFDAALVDALRQAGASWVVLAGFMRIVTSVLLDAFPGRVINIHPSLLPAFPGVSAQAQALAHGVRITGCTVHLVDAGTDTGPILAQAAVPVLPDDTEERLSERILAREHALLVYVLAAIAAGNLTVHPPTTVASRARVELVGVPGALGVETTND; this comes from the coding sequence ATGACCCTCGACCTCGGTGTGCTCATCTCCGGCCGCGGCTCTAACCTCCAGGCGATCCTCGACGCGATCGCCGCGGGGAAGCTCGACGCGCGCGTCCGCCTGGTGATCTCGAACCGCCCCGGCGCGCCGGGCCTCGATCGCGCACGGGAAGCCGGCGTGCCGACGGCCGTGATCAGCCACAAGGATCACCCGGACCGAGCGTCGTTCGACGCCGCGCTCGTGGACGCGTTGCGGCAAGCAGGCGCGTCGTGGGTGGTGCTCGCGGGCTTCATGCGGATCGTGACGAGCGTGCTGCTCGACGCGTTTCCAGGCCGCGTGATCAACATCCACCCGTCGCTCCTGCCTGCGTTCCCGGGCGTCTCCGCGCAGGCGCAGGCGCTCGCGCACGGCGTGCGGATCACGGGCTGCACGGTGCACCTCGTCGACGCCGGGACGGACACGGGGCCGATCCTCGCGCAAGCCGCGGTGCCGGTGCTGCCGGACGACACGGAGGAGCGTTTGTCCGAGCGGATCCTCGCGCGCGAGCACGCGCTGCTCGTGTACGTGCTCGCCGCGATCGCCGCGGGAAACCTCACGGTGCATCCGCCGACCACGGTCGCATCGAGGGCGCGCGTCGAGCTTGTGGGTGTCCCCGGCGCGCTCGGGGTCGAGACGACGAACGATTGA
- the truA gene encoding tRNA pseudouridine(38-40) synthase TruA → MNEPADERGETPLPDGILLTVAYDGRTFSGFAHQPDRRTIAGELLAAVRALDPTIREIRGSSRTDAGVHAFGQRVAFDPSRVVPPRGWVLGTARHLPKEIAVRRASLVPRGFTPRFASQGKRYRYLLLRDLVRDPFFEGRVWRVDQLRDDAAITRAAAEASLAVGTHDFAAFRSAADPRENTVRTLRRVSVEVDRDDPRLVRIEVEGDAFMHNMVRILVGTFVDVARERLAPGAVSRALASKRRDDAGITAPPDGLYLVSVTLADEGREAWPSVTGA, encoded by the coding sequence ATGAACGAGCCCGCTGACGAGAGGGGCGAGACCCCCCTTCCCGACGGCATTCTTCTCACCGTCGCCTACGACGGCCGGACCTTCTCGGGCTTCGCCCACCAGCCCGATCGCCGCACGATCGCAGGCGAGCTGCTCGCCGCGGTCCGCGCTCTCGACCCGACGATCCGCGAGATCCGCGGGTCGAGCCGCACCGACGCGGGCGTGCACGCCTTCGGCCAGCGCGTCGCGTTTGATCCGTCGCGCGTGGTCCCGCCGCGAGGATGGGTGCTCGGCACGGCGAGGCATCTGCCGAAGGAGATCGCGGTGCGCCGCGCGTCGCTCGTGCCGCGCGGGTTCACGCCGCGGTTCGCGAGCCAGGGCAAGCGATATCGATATCTGCTCCTGCGCGACCTCGTGCGGGATCCGTTCTTCGAAGGGCGCGTGTGGCGCGTGGACCAGCTTCGTGACGACGCCGCGATCACGCGCGCCGCGGCCGAGGCGAGCCTCGCTGTCGGCACGCACGACTTCGCCGCGTTTCGATCCGCCGCGGATCCGCGGGAGAATACGGTGCGAACGCTGCGGCGCGTGTCGGTGGAGGTCGACCGGGACGATCCCCGCCTCGTCCGGATCGAGGTCGAGGGCGATGCGTTCATGCACAACATGGTGCGTATCCTCGTCGGGACCTTCGTGGACGTCGCGCGGGAGCGGCTCGCGCCGGGCGCCGTGTCGCGCGCGCTCGCCTCGAAACGCCGGGACGACGCGGGCATCACCGCGCCTCCGGATGGGCTGTACCTGGTCTCGGTGACGCTCGCCGACGAGGGGCGGGAAGCGTGGCCGAGCGTGACGGGGGCGTAG
- a CDS encoding serine/threonine-protein kinase, with amino-acid sequence MFQVNEVIDGQYRILRRIGEGGHGTVYEAEDLDIGAPVAVKFLRPEVADTPEFATRMRREARAMGALSGTSAVQIFALNRTKSGQMYIVMELLRGKDFERFLADHEREVGRLSRSKLFELISPIVDTLDVAHQRGIVHRDIKPANIFVLESTARGPVRLLDFGLVKVLSVLTPLTQEGLVVGSPSYIAPEGWQGRPDRVTPAADVYAIGAVIFRALAGQVPFPADTLIDVVKMSTRGKRPSLHALRPDLPAAIDTWVERALAIEPEHRFPTVKALWLSLVGMLGPGGSR; translated from the coding sequence ATGTTTCAGGTGAACGAGGTGATCGACGGGCAGTACCGGATCCTGCGCCGGATTGGCGAAGGCGGACATGGGACCGTCTACGAGGCCGAGGATCTCGACATCGGCGCGCCCGTGGCCGTCAAGTTCCTGCGCCCCGAGGTCGCGGACACGCCCGAGTTCGCCACGCGCATGCGCAGGGAGGCGCGCGCGATGGGCGCCCTGTCGGGGACGAGCGCGGTGCAGATCTTCGCGCTGAACCGCACGAAGTCGGGGCAGATGTACATCGTGATGGAGCTGCTCCGCGGCAAGGATTTCGAGCGCTTCCTCGCCGACCACGAGCGCGAGGTGGGGAGGCTCTCGCGATCGAAGCTCTTCGAGCTGATCTCGCCGATCGTGGACACGCTCGACGTCGCGCACCAGCGGGGAATCGTGCATCGCGACATCAAGCCGGCGAACATCTTCGTGCTGGAATCGACGGCGCGAGGGCCGGTGCGGTTGCTCGATTTTGGTCTGGTGAAGGTGCTCTCGGTGTTGACGCCGCTCACGCAGGAAGGGCTCGTCGTGGGGTCGCCGTCGTACATCGCGCCCGAAGGCTGGCAGGGCAGGCCCGATCGGGTCACGCCTGCGGCCGACGTGTACGCGATCGGCGCCGTGATCTTCCGCGCGCTCGCGGGCCAGGTGCCGTTCCCCGCGGATACGCTCATCGACGTGGTGAAAATGAGCACGCGCGGCAAACGGCCGAGCTTGCACGCGCTCCGGCCGGATTTGCCGGCGGCGATCGATACGTGGGTGGAGCGCGCGCTCGCGATCGAGCCGGAGCATCGCTTTCCGACGGTGAAGGCGCTGTGGCTTTCGCTCGTCGGGATGCTCGGGCCCGGGGGTTCGCGCTGA
- a CDS encoding phosphatase PAP2 family protein, which yields MSSMPRFLLSFAFVTCLAAPGVASAQEPPPARPMMRVNLPIDLTVIGVGGAAWITTEVLKSKIAPATCRWCSPPGFDDSIARALRWSNTKTAARISDVGLYGLAPLAAFGFDAAVVYASGGTLAEWGTDVIVLLQSMVVAADLTQIVKFSVARERPLLEYGSVSPEDRDNRDNNLSFFSGHTSFTFSAAVSAGTLATLKGYRAAPWIWATGLTIATATGYLRMAADKHYFSDVMVGAIVGSAVGFVVPWLHRPSASLSKDAGARLSGMMASPLPGGGPFVGFSGILD from the coding sequence ATGTCCTCGATGCCGCGCTTCCTGCTTTCGTTTGCGTTCGTCACGTGTCTCGCCGCGCCGGGGGTGGCCTCGGCACAGGAGCCTCCGCCCGCTCGGCCGATGATGCGGGTGAACCTGCCGATCGATCTCACCGTGATCGGCGTGGGCGGCGCGGCGTGGATCACGACGGAGGTGCTGAAATCGAAGATCGCGCCGGCGACGTGTCGATGGTGCAGCCCGCCGGGGTTCGACGATTCGATCGCGCGCGCGCTTCGCTGGAGCAACACGAAGACGGCGGCCCGGATCAGCGATGTCGGGCTGTATGGGCTCGCGCCGCTCGCCGCGTTTGGGTTCGACGCGGCGGTCGTGTACGCGAGCGGCGGTACGCTCGCAGAGTGGGGGACGGACGTGATCGTCCTTTTGCAGTCGATGGTCGTGGCCGCGGATCTCACGCAAATCGTGAAGTTTTCCGTGGCGCGGGAGCGCCCGCTGCTCGAATACGGCTCCGTGTCTCCCGAGGATCGGGACAACCGCGACAACAACCTTTCCTTCTTTTCCGGTCACACGTCGTTCACGTTCTCCGCGGCGGTCTCGGCTGGAACGCTGGCCACGCTGAAGGGATATCGCGCGGCGCCCTGGATTTGGGCCACGGGGCTCACGATTGCCACGGCCACGGGGTATCTGCGCATGGCCGCGGACAAACATTATTTTTCGGACGTGATGGTCGGCGCGATCGTCGGATCGGCCGTCGGGTTCGTGGTGCCGTGGCTGCACCGGCCGAGCGCGAGCCTGAGCAAAGACGCAGGGGCGCGGCTCTCGGGGATGATGGCGAGCCCGCTGCCCGGCGGCGGGCCGTTCGTGGGCTTCAGCGGGATCTTGGATTAG